The window CTTCTTGATTCTAGCGATTTTTGCACCACTTGCCGTTCGTGCGTTTAAAACTCGAAACGTCGGTGGCCTGAAAGCCTAACCTCGATAAACTTCAGCGCTGACAATCTTTATGTTTAACCTTTTACCGTTTGGCGTCTCGTAAGAAATCTCAGCGCCGACCTCTTGACCAAGCACTGCTGAACCCAGTGGGCTGGTAGGCGAGTAGACATCAATATCGGTATGGGCTGCTTC is drawn from Actinomycetota bacterium and contains these coding sequences:
- a CDS encoding transcription elongation factor GreA; translation: EAAHTDIDVYSPTSPLGSAVLGQEVGAEISYETPNGKRLNIKIVSAEVYRG